GCGGTGCCCAGCGACTTCCCTCTGGAGGCGGGGGAGAAACCCCCCTGTGTGCCCCGGAGAGGGGGGGCATCTCGCCACGCACACAGGAAGAGTCGAGCAGAGGTGAGGAGAGGTGACGGCCCAGAGCTGAGGCAGCTCTTCACTGTTTTCTCAGTGACTCAGACCTCGCTCTGGTCCCAGAATAAGAgggtttatctggacctgaaaGGTTAATGCAACTGTAAACAAGTGTTACAAGACAAGCAGACCAGGAAGAGTTACAAACCAGGAGAAGTGAACTTTAAAAGGCCACAAACATGGCAGCTAACACGAGCACATCAGTGCTCCGAGCCAAGTGGTATAGGGAAAAGGAGGACTATTTTTTGGGATTATGACACCAACATGGTTGTGCTTATATTGTCTCATTGACGTCGAtcttcctccatgtttgtttttcttctggaGTCACGTTTGATGGTGTGAGTTTCTCTAAGATCTCGTGTCCATGGGAGGAAACTGACGTCTGTGTTCATGTCTGTTCCAGGATGAAGACTCTCAGCGCTCCAAACCCAAGAAAACCTTGTTCAGCGGAGCTCTGAGGAAACACAGCGACTCTGAACACAACATGCACGCACAGACGCAGACCCACCATGGCAAGAGGACCGTCCACCGAGGCTGCCACACGGGTAACGACCACGACCACACAACTACACGCAGAactacacacaaccacagccaCACAGAGCTGGCAGCAGATGAAAGCTCATTGTTTGAGGAGGACGAGGGAGGAAACCTGCTTCttcctgcttttattctgaaactctgcgtgtgtttttgttttcagatgaCACGGTGAGGTCAGAGAGCAGCTCCACATCAGACTCAACAGGACACGACAACGGTAACGCTCGTCATTCACTCTTATTTTGGTGTCTTTATCCTTAaaccagcttttattttgatagttttATCAACCAGACTAtcacagctgtcattgggcgagacgAACAACCAGTCACACTCACACccacgggcaatttagagtcaccagttaacctaacgagggtgtctttggtggtggggggAAGACGgagaacctggagagaacccatgcatgcacggggagaacatgcaaactctgcacaggaAGGCCCTGCTCCGTTATTTAGGCTTAGTTTGAGTCATTGTAAATAACCCCACTGAACAGGAAAGAAACACTACCAAAATAAGAGCATGGTTTGTAACAGACCTGCTTTAACTGCAAGATTTTTTCTTTACTGAAACtttatgaatatttaaaaattcaactatGAGGACACATGAAAACAAGGACAAATGCAGAGTGCAAATATCTTAAAATCAGACGTATAGAACTGGAAGGACAGGAGCTAGATCCAACgaagaaaagtcaaaaatgtaaatcaaagtACCATAGACGGTACATGTGTGTTGTCTATGCATGGATAATTGAAATATATGCATATGTGTCAGTGTGTGGAAGGGGTTAAAGAGCTCTGATCAGCACATAAGTAAGGTATCTTATAAGAATGTCCCTTCTAATATGGCATTTATAAAATCGTGCAGTCCAGCAGATCAATGCAATGTCTACAGATACATCTATGAGTCtgattcttcttctgtggtgatTTAAGTGTAGCTGTTATCATTCTGactgagtaacactgattttctttattataaatAAACTCTACTCTCCCTGTATGTCAGATGACGGTGTGTCTCAGTGTCGCCCCCCGCTGGTCTCTGATGGATCTCCAGTTGAAGTTTTCTACCAAAACAAAACCAGGAAGAACTCCGTGCTCATCAGGTAGACCAGCgttcagttaaactgtgattaCACCTGTTCACAGGTGGGGAGTTAGATTTATTTACTGAAATGCCTCTGCAGAGTTTTAGTTCCTGCTGTGCTAATAATTGCTGTAATAACCAGACAATGTTAACAAACTAAGTCCAGAGTTCCAGATTTATGGAGCTGAAGTTCTGATCCACGTGAGTCATGGATATCAGTAAAATCTAGTTTTAGAATAGGGACTGATTGCAGACTAAACTTTAAAAGGATCAGTGCTGACATTAATTTTGTTCTTTTGCTTTCTTATAGTAATAGCCATATTCCAATGCTCCATCTcctttttatgctgatgatacggTTGTATACTGCTGTGCACCTACACCTGCACTAGCTTCTGCAGATCTGCGGCATGCTTCTGACTTATTCCAAGATCAATTTTTATTAGCTatgtctttttcaaaataagaaactAATCTCGTGTTTTTAGATCCTCCAGAGCAGCTAAAAGAACTCTAAACACGGTAAAGAAACTGACTCTGTCTCTTCTAAAAACTTgtcttttaaaagtcaaattcagTATGTTGCTGAAAACTGTGATTTTACTGGGTTTTTACTACTGCTATAAGTCCTGTTCCTCCTTCCATGTCATAAGAGACTAGTTTGGTCCACACCAGTACCCGTCCTTAGTCACGACTGGCTCGGCTCATAGTCTTCACATGTTGGACAGTGTGGATCATTGAGCTCTGACCTTAAATATCTTACTCGTCATTGTTCTTTATactctacagcaggggtcatcaaccacatctgcacaagggccagatttagtctccacagaaactctgggactttcaaatacacaaaaattaaataaatattttggtctgattgaaatattattgtagtagtatttgtatttcttttcaaaacaccGAACATTTTAATCATTAGCCGTGAGATCcgtccctgttatctataatgcagcaggccacaaggagacaggactgacaacagaattggcaggacccctgaaaatccaagagaatgggccctccccagttgttaTTTAGCGCCAGTATTAAcctatttttaacacttttaacccttttttgcttctttaaccaatttaaccccttttaaatcgattttcctgcatgttttatcccctttgtgacacTCTTTTATCCACGTTTCgccacttttctatttttttgccactttttaattacatttaacaatttttgcaactttaaaaccaatttttccccactttaaaTTCAccgttgatactttttgccccttttggcctctttaacccaattttttgaaagattttatcccctttacaccacttttcctgcaggttttatcccctttgtgccactcttttaaatttttgccacttttcttctagttttgccactttctaaccccttttcatcactttcttgtgctaattttctgtcatttgtaaccaatttttgagaGGAGGCCCTGACTGGACTTAAAAGTATTTAAGGTCATGTTCCTCCTCCTTTAACAGAACATGACTGACCTTAGAACTATATAAAGGCTGAAACAGAGCTAATAAAGCTAACCTGCTAGCGTGGCTTACCTGTGTTCCTCTCACCTGTCAGCATTAGAGACGTTCTTACCTTTGACTCGCTCTAATATTCAGGGTCAGGATCTCGCCAtcctcacctgtctctctctctctctccctccaggGTCGACCATTCTGAGGCTCACCCGGCACATAAGCCCCTCCCCCTGCCCCCCTCCCagcctccccctcctccccctcgcTCTCAGgactcctcctcttcctccgcCCCCTCTGACCCGGCAGGTGAGGGTGGGGTGAGGATAAACGCTAGTCGTCATAGCAACAGCTCGGATGGCCTTTTGGAACGCGTTGCTCCACCTGAGGAGGAGGGCGGCGCCCAGCAGGGGGGATTGTGGGTAAACGGTCTGCTGGGGTCCAGAGGGACTTCAAGGGGCGGGGTCTTCAGGAGCTCAGAGACGCTGACGGACGGACGGGCGAGGACGAGGTCCAATAACGGGGTGAGCGAGGGAGGCGGGGCTGGCCGAGGCAGAGGAGGTGGGGTCAGAGGGGGCGGGTACAGCGAGGTGCTGCTGGACTATGTTTGgggcaaacagcagcagctacagaGACAGACGTCCCACGCCAGCAGCCGGCAGCCAATCACATCGCACCAACAGCTGCTCTTTAACGGATACTCCTCCCAGCAGCCCTCAGCAGCCCCGCCCACCTACCGCGGTCTCCAAGGAGACCAGCGACGAGTCAAAGTGACCCGTACGAAGTCCTGTGGACCCTTCCTCCCCGTGcagcagaaccagactgataCCCATAATCCTCCTCTGTCCACCATCCAGCCagacccccacccccacctgCTGCCGCCCCGCCCACCAAAGCTGCCCCCCGCCCAGGACGCCCAGCTGGAGGACGCCACCAGGAGCCTCCACAAGGCCCTCGCCCTGGAAGGTAAGCTCCTCCCACTTCCTGTTAAAACAACTCTGTGAACACTGGTCAATCTGGCAGAGAGCTACGGTGAGAGATAAGGGTCAAAAATAAGATTACTGAGGAGAAAGTGGAGGTGGAGAAGAAAAGACAGCTTGAGACTCAGTTTTACTTCGGTCTGATCTCTACTGAGCATGTGCGGACACGAGTCTAAATTCAGGTGTGTATTAATGACTCATTTGACTGTGATGTCACTAAGGTGATGGTAAATATGACTGTTATTCACCTCTGGATGttgggtgtgtttgttttgtgtcgCTGAGCGTCCTGTCAGGGTGGTGCTCTGATCCAGTCATTAATCTGCTTCACTTCAACTCGTCCTCCTCGCCGCGGTTACACCAGACTGTGCGGTCATCTCAGATTATGGTCTGTAATCGGAGGGTCAGCAGGTTTTAAATCTGAAGAGAACATGTTATGAATGTTTGATGAGGAGATGAATCTGGGTCACTGCAGCAGGAACAGCCTGCAGAGAGAGGCAGGACGCCACCTGCTGGATGGGCTGCAGAATAAAGCTCAACATGTGAGGAAGGAAGCAGTTTATCAGATCTAGTGATGCTCTGATTACAGCATATTCAGCTCTGATGTGAA
This window of the Cheilinus undulatus linkage group 11, ASM1832078v1, whole genome shotgun sequence genome carries:
- the ccdc120a gene encoding coiled-coil domain-containing protein 120 isoform X1, translated to MIPGERESGGRSGGVWVTWETQAMEVKGQLISTDPLTCPDRKQRERMAELQERRRSLQALLSARLAELRRICLQEAELTGAVPSDFPLEAGEKPPCVPRRGGASRHAHRKSRAEDEDSQRSKPKKTLFSGALRKHSDSEHNMHAQTQTHHGKRTVHRGCHTDDTVRSESSSTSDSTGHDNDDGVSQCRPPLVSDGSPVEVFYQNKTRKNSVLIRVDHSEAHPAHKPLPLPPSQPPPPPPRSQDSSSSSAPSDPAGEGGVRINASRHSNSSDGLLERVAPPEEEGGAQQGGLWVNGLLGSRGTSRGGVFRSSETLTDGRARTRSNNGVSEGGGAGRGRGGGVRGGGYSEVLLDYVWGKQQQLQRQTSHASSRQPITSHQQLLFNGYSSQQPSAAPPTYRGLQGDQRRVKVTRTKSCGPFLPVQQNQTDTHNPPLSTIQPDPHPHLLPPRPPKLPPAQDAQLEDATRSLHKALALEGLRDWYLRNTIGSSNQNQANGKVNTGVNTKGNEGVKGQNTGGALPGRRRTQGAIQQPTYQSETSHQKKTLPHSATFHGHPLLGRSVDSSLYHDSFSQKQEVPLRDLTLDQPSPGTLV
- the ccdc120a gene encoding coiled-coil domain-containing protein 120 isoform X2, coding for MEVKGQLISTDPLTCPDRKQRERMAELQERRRSLQALLSARLAELRRICLQEAELTGAVPSDFPLEAGEKPPCVPRRGGASRHAHRKSRAEDEDSQRSKPKKTLFSGALRKHSDSEHNMHAQTQTHHGKRTVHRGCHTDDTVRSESSSTSDSTGHDNDDGVSQCRPPLVSDGSPVEVFYQNKTRKNSVLIRVDHSEAHPAHKPLPLPPSQPPPPPPRSQDSSSSSAPSDPAGEGGVRINASRHSNSSDGLLERVAPPEEEGGAQQGGLWVNGLLGSRGTSRGGVFRSSETLTDGRARTRSNNGVSEGGGAGRGRGGGVRGGGYSEVLLDYVWGKQQQLQRQTSHASSRQPITSHQQLLFNGYSSQQPSAAPPTYRGLQGDQRRVKVTRTKSCGPFLPVQQNQTDTHNPPLSTIQPDPHPHLLPPRPPKLPPAQDAQLEDATRSLHKALALEGLRDWYLRNTIGSSNQNQANGKVNTGVNTKGNEGVKGQNTGGALPGRRRTQGAIQQPTYQSETSHQKKTLPHSATFHGHPLLGRSVDSSLYHDSFSQKQEVPLRDLTLDQPSPGTLV